A portion of the Parafrankia discariae genome contains these proteins:
- a CDS encoding tyrosine-type recombinase/integrase, with product AWRAWTTAADLTTGPAFRGINRHGHLAERRLSDRAVADILARRAAAGLTGRFAGHSTRRGFATEAYAHGVGEPAVMRQGRWKSRTTMDRYREDGTLWDDNAATHLGL from the coding sequence GCCTGGCGCGCCTGGACCACCGCCGCCGACCTCACCACCGGCCCGGCGTTCCGCGGCATCAACCGCCACGGCCACCTCGCCGAGCGCCGCCTGTCCGACCGCGCCGTCGCCGACATCCTCGCCCGCCGCGCCGCCGCCGGCCTCACCGGCCGCTTCGCCGGCCACTCCACCCGCCGCGGCTTCGCCACCGAGGCCTACGCCCACGGCGTCGGTGAACCCGCCGTCATGCGCCAGGGCCGCTGGAAATCCCGCACCACCATGGACCGCTACCGCGAAGACGGCACCCTCTGGGACGACAACGCCGCCACCCACCTGGGGCTGTGA